Proteins co-encoded in one Medicago truncatula cultivar Jemalong A17 chromosome 8, MtrunA17r5.0-ANR, whole genome shotgun sequence genomic window:
- the LOC25502502 gene encoding probable protein phosphatase 2C 39, with protein sequence MTGKEILHKMKEKVLGPSDPDSGKGKSKMSKHVTHGFHLVKGKSVHAMEDYVVAEFKHVDDNELGLFAIFDGHAGHTVADYLRSNLFDNILKEPDFWTEPVDSVKRAYKETDSTILEKSGELGKGGSTAVTAILINCQKLVVANIGDSRAVLSENGVAIPLSVDHEPTTESNDIKNRGGFVSNFPGDVPRVDGQLAVSRAFGDKSLKIHMTSEPHVTVKMIDDGGEFVILASDGLWKVMSNQEAVDAIKDIKDARSAAKHLTEEALNRRSSDDISCIVVRFH encoded by the exons ATGACCGGCAAAGAAATCCTCCACAAGATGAAG GAGAAAGTTTTGGGACCATCTGATCCAGACTCTGGGAAAGGAAAGAGCAAGATGTCAAAGCATGTAACTCATGGCTTTCACTTGGTAAAGGGTAAATCAGTTCATGCCATGGAAGACTATGTGGTTGCTGAATTCAAGCATGTTGATGACAACGAGTTGGGTTTATTTGCAATATTTGATGGTCACGCAGGTCATACTGTAGCGGATTACTTGCGTTCTAATCTGTTTGATAATATCTTAAAAGAG CCTGATTTCTGGACTGAACCTGTGGATAGTGTGAAGAGAGCATATAAAGAAACTGATTCTACTATTTTAGAGAAATCAGGTGAATTGGGTAAAGGAGGTTCAACTGCAGTTACAGCAATACTAATTAATTGTCAGAAGCTAGTGGTGGCCAATATCGGGGATTCTCGGGCTGTCTTATCTGAGAATGGTGTTGCTATACCACTGTCGGTTGACCATGAACCAACAACAGAAAGCAATGATATAAAAAACAGAGGTGGTTTTGTATCTAACTTTCCAG GGGATGTTCCACGGGTTGATGGACAGTTAGCAGTGTCAAGGGCATTTGGCGACAAAAGCCTAAAGATACACATGACTTCAGAACCGCATGTGACAGTAAAGATGATAGATGACGGTGGAGAGTTCGTTATATTAGCCAGTGacgggttatggaag GTCATGTCAAATCAAGAAGCAGTGGATGCAATCAAAGATATCAAAGATGCTCGGTCTGCAGCAAAGCATCTTACTGAAGAAGCGCTTAACAGGAGGAGCTCAGATGACATCTCTTGCATTGTTGTGAGGTTTCACTGA